One region of Oryza glaberrima chromosome 7, OglaRS2, whole genome shotgun sequence genomic DNA includes:
- the LOC127780081 gene encoding F-box protein CPR1-like, with protein MASAAAAAGWGLGAVDGVLPPELLLDVLLRLPAGPICRLRAVCRSWLAFTTDPHFIAAHAARHPAPLLAVGVQGFPRLCVDLVDLSGNLVKQILRVGKGRVVSGSSADRVLVAGEDHSVRVLNPTTGSISILPSHRCGGADPSTIAAWFAFGQTASTGECKLVRILLNIDNSRHLSEVITIGDTDGEWRETANPPGYLGWNCTNGVVFKGAAYFILDYCFSDPSFLERGCMPSFDFATEKWSVALQGPLNRILEESNGTLSYHDLANQLMLSGLKGTLCTSHWNDQFYTVDLWFLTDSEKGTWSKDHRINVDAVFHGIGDYLKVQPLLVTDEGKIVLSMQMGSKGVVQIYDPVTDTSSDIIQISIYTGASVFTGSLLCPQSV; from the coding sequence atggcgtcggcggcggcggcggcggggtgggggCTCGGAGCCGTGGACGGCGTCCTGCCGCCGGAGCTGCTGCTCGACGTCCTGCTGCGCCTCCCCGCCGGGCCGAtctgccgcctccgcgccgtctGCCGCTCGTGGCTCGCCTTCACCACCGACCCGCACTTCAtcgccgcgcacgccgcccgccaccctgccccgctcctcgccgtcggcgtgcAGGGCTTCCCCAGGCTCTGCGTCGACCTCGTCGACCTCTCCGGCAACCTTGTCAAGCAGATCCTCCGCGTGGGGAAAGGCAGGGTGGTGAGCGGGAGCTCCGCCGACCgtgtcctcgtcgccggcgaggaccaCAGCGTCCGCGTGCTCAACCCTACCACTGGATCCATTTCAATTTTACCTAGCCATCGCTGCGGCGGCGCAGACCCCTCAACGATTGCGGCCTGGTTTGCATTTGGTCAGACAGCTTCCACGGGGGAGTGCAAATTAGTCCGGATTTTACTGAATATTGATAACTCTCGTCACCTATCCGAGGTTATCACCATCGGCGACACGGATGGAGAGTGGAGGGAGACGGCGAACCCGCCAGGCTACCTTGGTTGGAACTGCACCAATGGAGTTGTGTTCAAAGGCGCTGCTTACTTCATCTTGGATTACTGTTTCTCTGATCCCTCCTTCCTCGAGAGGGGCTGCATGCCTTCCTTCGACTTTGCGACGGAGAAGTGGAGTGTGGCCCTCCAAGGGCCGTTGAACAGAATTCTCGAGGAATCCAATGGCACGCTCAGCTATCATGACCTTGCCAATCAGCTTATGTTATCTGGACTTAAAGGCACTTTGTGTACATCGCACTGGAATGATCAATTTTATACCGTGGATCTATGGTTTCTAACTGATTCTGAAAAGGGTACATGGTCCAAAGATCATAGGATTAATGTTGATGCTGTTTTTCATGGGATTGGAGATTATCTGAAAGTGCAACCTTTGCTTGTGACGGATGAGGGAAAGATAGTACTCTCGATGCAGATGGGATCAAAAGGGGTTGTGCAGATTTATGATCCAGTAACTGACACTTCCTCGGATATAATTCAGATTAGTATCTACACTGGAGCAAGTGTGTTCACTGGAAGTTTATTATGTCCACAGAGTGTGTGA